The Penicillium digitatum chromosome 6, complete sequence genome has a window encoding:
- a CDS encoding MFS maltose permease, producing MLPPRNIVGRIPSHIRPTHLTRISGPNVHLRPFTHRTHLLLLSPAPGRPQLPFLSPLAPTRPLPPLSIHLRQHFGRLISTESREHYKRRASRGVKIGLSVSAILVLFSAIQLGIYQEDIEHSWPTPPEWSWKSRWCLRSAQALQNPEQIGKLMTNWPMVAGYLRELLERLENLEGEGKGLIEQDEGGILVEGVGRTGFDVSAKSEPWRRGYFEALMGAAKAAENLDGWLTDRKQKISAPAEYVVGPSNPRPKPMPAGQKKVPREEDCEQASPSPERFYMRILTTKGFDTRQKIDAALAYADWLDFKGLGLSAGDMYKWALDIAASGLKVDASKIVDLKSGILTNNGGDLPSENIMRVSTALAVHNARQANLPTALSLFTSVLKARRSLPLSPDSDTSPFFSTLPKSNNDPFASLFRSLRNVLIPVKYPEPLPSGDEPPRRTTASACEEAGLMTYIGEILYASSSKESGLAWTRDAVDMAESTMLDLGNSADRTARTRCAQCLKVGLENWKTMVSSLVTRARQEEQESRNQAKGAWFGGERRVEAKCLDRRRWEAEYAILEDRIRRLFPLLEGESGLDLLAPNSSLFV from the coding sequence ATGTTGCCTCCTCGAAACATCGTCGGCCGAATACCGAGTCATATCCGACCGACTCATCTAACTCGGATCTCCGGTCCTAACGTACATCTCCGACCATTCACCCATCGCACAcacctccttcttctttctccggCGCCGGGTCGCCCTCAACTACCCTTCCTATCACCTCTTGCGCCGACTCGTCCACTCCCGCCCCTATCAATCCATCTCCGCCAGCACTTTGGTCGCTTGATATCTACCGAGAGCCGCGAGCATTACAAGCGAAGAGCATCACGAGGTGTCAAAATCGGCCTATCGGTGTCTGCCATTCTTGTCTTATTCTCTGCAATACAACTTGGTATCTACCAAGAAGATATCGAGCATTCATGGCCCACTCCCCCGGAATGGTCCTGGAAAAGCCGCTGGTGTTTGCGATCCGCGCAGGCACTGCAGAACCCCGAGCAGATCGGCAAGCTAATGACGAATTGGCCCATGGTTGCTGGATATCTTCGTGAGCTGCTGGAGCGTCTGGAGAACCTAGAGGGAGAGGGTAAAGGTCTCATTGAACAAGATGAAGGCGGAATTCTGGTTGAAGGTGTCGGTCGCACTGGGTTCGATGTCTCCGCAAAGAGTGAGCCTTGGCGCCGCGGATATTTCGAGGCCCTGATGGGCGCTGCCAAGGCTGCTGAGAACCTGGACGGTTGGCTAACAGATCGCAAGCAGAAAATATCTGCGCCTGCGGAATATGTTGTTGGACCCTCAAATCCCCGACCGAAGCCTATGCCCGCTGGCCAGAAGAAGGTCCCGCGGGAAGAGGACTGTGAGCAGGCGTCTCCGTCTCCAGAGCGCTTCTATATGAGGATTTTGACAACCAAGGGCTTTGACACAAGGCAGAAAATTGATGCTGCCTTGGCATATGCTGATTGGCTTGATTTCAAAGGTCTGGGCCTTTCGGCGGGTGACATGTATAAGTGGGCCTTGGACATTGCTGCTAGTGGGCTAAAAGTAGATGCTAGCAAGATCGTGGACTTGAAGAGTGGCATCTTGACGAACAACGGTGGGGATCTACCTTCAGAGAACATCATGCGTGTCTCCACGGCCCTCGCCGTCCACAACGCTCGTCAGGCCAACCTTCCAACAGCTTTGTCCCTCTTCACATCTGTTCTCAAAGCCCGACGCAGCCTCCCTCTATCCCCAGACTCTGATACAtccccctttttttcaaCCCTGCCTAAATCAAACAACGATCCGTTCGCTTCTCTCTTCAGATCGCTCAGAAATGTCCTCATTCCCGTGAAGTACCCAGAACCCCTCCCATCAGGCGACGAACCCCCACGCCGCACTACGGCATCCGCCTGCGAAGAAGCAGGACTGATGACCTACATCGGCGAGATCTTGTACGCCTCCTCGTCGAAGGAATCCGGCCTTGCCTGGACGCGCGATGCAGTCGACATGGCCGAGTCCACGATGCTCGACCTTGGAAATTCAGCCGACCGTACTGCTCGAACTCGTTGCGCACAGTGCCTGAAGGTTGGGCTAGAGAATTGGAAAACTATGGTTTCTTCCCTTGTAACCCGTGCTCGACAAGAAGAACAGGAGAGCAGGAATCAGGCTAAGGGTGCTTGGTTTGGCGGCGAGCGCCGCGTAGAGGCGAAGTGTCTCGATCGTCGACGTTGGGAGGCTGAATATGCTATTCTAGAGGATCGGATTCGTCGCCTGTTCCCTCTGCTCGAGGGTGAGTCTGGGCTGGATCTCCTCGCCCCAAATAGCTCTTTGTTTGTATAG